The Benincasa hispida cultivar B227 chromosome 9, ASM972705v1, whole genome shotgun sequence genome has a segment encoding these proteins:
- the LOC120086975 gene encoding uncharacterized protein LOC120086975, which translates to MALNGQQPVEQQPATQKIQIYSTSSSGVSPFWREKYEKDAKKYWDIFYKKHQDRFFKDRHYLDKEWGQYFFAEERKVVLEVGCGAGNTVFPLIATYPNVFIHACDFSPRAVNLVKTHKDFNESRVAAFVCDLTADDVSNHISPSSIDVVMMIFVLSAVSPEKMSLVLQNAKKVLKPTGCVLFRDYATGDLAQERLDCKDQKISENFYVRGDGTRAFYFSNEFLTSTFKENGFDVKELDVCCKQVENRSRELIMNRRWVQAVFSLSEFATPEAKLTAGFPGQVKTEPKPKENRSELPVNDFELDFSEGVAIDMFGIPPSQDNEIVEVDVRGWNFKIKVLSREFQHTCKSTGLMLWESARLMASVLAANPAICAGKRVLELGCGCGGICSMVAVGSANLVVATDGDPSALDLLYQNVTSNLEPHFLTKLITERLEWGNSIHIETIRELSSGGFDVIIGTDVTYVPEAIFPLFSTAKELISSSKGSERALILCHVLRRVDEPTIVSTAHRFGFRLADSWTAGVSSKSSQSIVSSWFADRDCDIPSTALNIMYFLPDN; encoded by the exons ATGGCCTTGAATGGACAACAGCCTGTGGAGCAACAGCCAGCTACTCAGAAGATTCAGATATACTCTACCTCTAGTTCTGGAGTTTCTCCTTTCTGGAGag AGAAGTATGAAAAGGATGCTAAGAAGTACTGGGATATCTTTTATAAAAAGCATCAAGATCGA TTTTTCAAGGACCGACACTACCTGGACAAAGAATGGGGCCAATACTTTTTT gcagaagaaagaaaagttgttttGGAG GTTGGCTGTGGAGCAGGAAACACTGTTTTTCCCTTGATTGCTACATACCCAAATGTTTTCATTCATGCATGTGATTTCTCACCACGAGCAGTGAATTTAGTCAAG ACACATAAAGACTTCAATGAGAGCCGTGTTGCTGCATTTGTTTGTGATCTTACTGCAGATGACGTGAGCAACCACATTTCTCCGTCATCAATCGATGTAGTAATGATG ATTTTTGTTTTGTCTGCAGTCTCTCCAGAGAAGATGTCCCTGGTGTTGCAAAATGcgaaaaaagttttgaaa cCAACTGGATGTGTTCTGTTTCGTGACTATGCAACTGGTGACCTTGCTCAG GAACGACTTGATTGCAAAGATCAAAAGATCAGTGAGAACTTTTACGTTCGAGGAGATGGAACT CGTGCTTTCTACTTCTCCAATGAGTTTCTTACAAGTACGTTTAAAGAAAATGGATTTGATGTTAAAGAACTTGATGTATGTTGCAAACAAGTCGAGAACAGATCGAGGGAATTGATCATGAATAG GCGATGGGTCCAAGCTGTGTTCAGCCTTTCAGAGTTTGCAACTCCAGAAGCTAAACTTACGGCAGGCTTTCCTGGTCAAGTGAAAACCGAGCCTAAGCCCAAGGAGAACCGTTCAGAGCTGCCTGTCAATGATTTTGAACTTGACTTCTCTGAGGGTGTTGCAATTGATATGTTTGGAATTCCACCTTCTCAGGATAATGAG ATTGTTGAGGTGGATGTTAGAGGAtggaatttcaaaattaaagttcTCTCGAGAGAGTTTCAACATACCTGCAAATCAACTGGTTTGATGCTGTGGGAATCCGCTCGGTTGATGGCTTCTGTCCTGGCAGCAAATCCAGCTATATGTGCTGGAAAGAGGGTGTTAGAGCTGGGGTGTGGCTGTGGGGGCATCTGCTCTATGGTTGCTGTTGGCTCTGCTAATCTCGTCGTTGCCACTGACGGAGATCCGAGTGCTCTTGACCTATTATATCAAAACGTAACTTCAAATCTTGAGCCGCATTTCCTCACTAAACTAATTACAGAGAGACTAGAGTGGGGAAATAGCATCCATATTGAAACTATCAGAGAATTAAGCTCAGGAGGTTTTGATGTCATCATAGGGACTGATGTCACGTATGTTCCTGAAGCTATTTTTCCACTGTTTTCTACTGCAAAAGAGCTGATTTCATCTAGCAAGGGTTCAGAACGTGCATTGATTCTTTGCCATGTCCTGCGTCGAGTTGACGAGCCAACAATTGTTTCAACTGCTCATCGATTCGGTTTTAGGCTGGCTGATTCTTGGACTGCAGGAGTCTCATCTAAGTCATCCCAAAGCATTGTAAGCTCTTGGTTCGCTGATAGAGATTGTGATATCCCCAGTACCGCTTTGAATATTATGTACTTCCTTCCAGATAACTGA
- the LOC120084929 gene encoding uncharacterized protein LOC120084929, which produces MEDYRSNGNGFTGENNTEFNYAPNPRNAYELRSYSASYAQTQMEIRDSQFKKGKTPSESVSKSWSFSDPEFQRKKRVANYKMYSVEGKMKGSFRNSFRWLKRKCEQVVYGWW; this is translated from the coding sequence ATGGAAGATTACAGGTCAAATGGAAATGGGTTCACTGGAGAGAACAATACAGAGTTCAACTATGCCCCAAACCCTCGAAACGCTTACGAATTGCGATCATATTCTGCATCTTATGCACAAACCCAGATGGAAATCAGGGATTCCCAGTTCAAGAAAGGGAAAACCCCTTCTGAGTCTGTCTCGAAATCTTGGAGTTTCTCGGACCCTGAATTTCAGAGGAAGAAGAGGGTTGCTAACTACAAGATGTATTCTGTTGAAGGCAAAATGAAGGGCTCTTTCAGAAACAGTTTTAGATGGCTTAAACGCAAATGCGAACAGGTCGTTTATGGCTGGTGGTGA